From Pyrenophora tritici-repentis strain M4 chromosome 1, whole genome shotgun sequence, the proteins below share one genomic window:
- a CDS encoding Wyosine-form multi-domain protein, with protein sequence MVFLQYAEQLPGELLLIWREHRLEILLSALIVATIARLVIYSRDRRREKLSQSPVPLSPVEKQTVELKPEWLPEYTTTLSPPLPNVDNHAEDDTAAVRVVSKAKKGPKTVKGRKTQKKNTAPISTFDHKVHKIQPLVFFQSLSGTTERYAAQFAKTLTEWTAGCDQSASFLEPQIHDISYIEHDDFFISPPKADANVKYFYIILVPTYNIDTVLDIFIEGLQETHNDFRIDTAPLSGLLGYSVFGFGDKEGWPTEEEGFCSQAREVDKWMARLTGRKRAYPLGMADVKTEAEERLQEWRIGVQEALVEIAEGRGLGEGVPGSGDPAESDEEDVEDLDDGTGQSTRVDDVEDLGSVVNSSSAPIPVDFTTYKKSAPKSKQVQAPKEMVPTTSPTHAALTKQGYSIIGSHSGVKICRWTKSALRGRGSCYKYSFYGIASHLCMEATPSLSCSNKCVFCWRHGTNPVGTTWRWVTDAPDLIFDGITAAHYKKIKMMKGVPGVRAERFSEAMRIRHCALSLVGEPIFYPHINDLLSIMHSHRISTFLVCNAQHPAQLASLVPVTQLYVSIDASNKDSLRKIDRPLHRDFWERFCACLDILRNRRFEQRTVFRLTLVKGFNMAEEVRGYADLVERALPGFVEVKGVTYCGTSAAGSAGLTMQNVPFYEEVAAFVTELEKELNARGLQYGS encoded by the exons ATGGTGTTCTTACAATATGCGGAGCAGCTGCCGGGTG AGTTGCTTCTCATATGGCGCGAGCACCGACTCGAAATACTGCTCTCCGCCCTAATAGTGGCGACAATCGCGCGCCTTGTAATATATTCGCGCGACCGGAGAAGGGAGAAGTTATCGCAATCACCCGTTCCCTTGTCGCCTGTTGAGAAACAGACTGTGGAACTCAAGCCCGAATGGCTTCCCGAATACACTACGACGCTGAGCCCGCCACTTCCCAATGTCGACAACCACGCGGAAGACGACACGGCCGCGGTGCGTGTAGTTTCCAAAGCAAAGAAGGGTCCCAAGACAGTCAAGGGTAGGAAGACACAGAAGAAGAACACAGCGCCAATTTCGACATTCGACCACAAAGTACATAAGATTCAGCCTTTGGTCTTCTTCCAGTCACTTTCGGGCACTACCGAGCGCTATGCTGCGCAGTTCGCCAAAACTCTCACAGAATGGACCGCCGGTTGCGACCAGTCAGCTTCATTTCTAGAACCGCAAATCCACGATATCTCGTACATTGAACACGACGACTTCTTCATTAGCCCACCGAAAGCCGACGCAAACGTCAAATACTTCTACATCATCCTCGTACCGACGTACAACATCGATACTGTTTTGGACATCTTCATTGAAGGTCTGCAAGAAACACACAATGATTTTCGCATTGACACGGCGCCGTTAAGTGGATTGCTTGGGTACTCTGTGTTTGGCTTTGGAGACAAGGAAGGATGGCCGACAGAAGAAGAGGGTTTTTGCAGTCAAGCGAGGGAAGTGGACAAGTGGATGGCAAGACTGACAGGTAGAAAGAGAGCGTACCCACTGGGAATGGCTGATGTTAAGACTGAGGCCGAAGAACGGTTACAAGAATGGAGGATAGGCGTTCAGGAAGCGCTTGTTGAGATTGCTGAAGGACGCGGTCTAGGTGAAGGAGTTCCGGGTAGTGGCGATCCAGCTGAGAGCGACGAAGAAGACGTGGAAGATCTGGACGATGGAACTGGGCAAAGCACAAGAGTTGATGATGTCGAGGACTTGGGTTCCGTGGTAAACTCATCATCAGCGCCAATCCCCGTCGACTTTACAACGTACAAGAAGTCAGCACCCAAGTCCAAACAAGTCCAGGCTCCAAAGGAAATGGTCCCGACTACTTCTCCTACTCACGCTGCTCTGACAAAGCAAGGCTACAGTATCATCGGTTCTCACTCTGGTGTCAAGATTTGCCGATGGACCAAATCCGCCCTCCGAGGCCGAGGTTCTTGCTACAAATACTCTTTCTACGGCATCGCCTCACATCTATGCATGGAAGCCACCCCATCCCTTTCATGCTCCAACAAATGCGTATTCTGCTGGCGTCACGGCACAAATCCAGTCGGCACAACATGGCGGTGGGTAACAGACGCGCCCGACCTAATCTTCGACGGCATAACAGCCGCACACTACAAGAAGATCAAAATGATGAAAGGCGTCCCCGGCGTACGAGCCGAACGCTTCAGCGAAGCAATGCGCATCCGGCACTGCGCCTTGAGTCTAGTGGGCGAACCAATATTCTACCCTCACATCAACGACCTCCTCTCCATCATGCACAGTCACCGCATCTCCACCTTCCTCGTCTGCAACGCCCAACACCCCGCTCAACTCGCCTCGCTCGTTCCTGTAACACAACTCTACGTCTCCATCGACGCCTCCAACAAAGATAGTCTCCGCAAGATTGATCGACCCCTTCATCGAGATTTCTGGGAGCGCTTCTGTGCCTGCCTTGATATCTTGAGAAACCGCCGCTTTGAACAACGCACCGTGTTTCGCCTTACGCTTGTAAAGGGGTTTAACATGGCAGAGGAGGTACGTGGCTACGCAGACCTCGTCGAGCGCGCCCTCCCAGGCTTCGTAGAAGTAAAAGGCGTAACGTACTGCGGCACATCCGCCGCCGGCTCCGCAGGCCTAACAATGCAAAACGTGCCCTTCTACGAAGAAGTCGCCGCCTTTGTCACCGAATTAGAAAAGGAATTAAACGCCCGTGGTCTACAATACG GGAGCTAG
- a CDS encoding SNF7 family protein produces the protein MLKRKSSFDHSSSRGPHVSIFSDDPTLGRHKRKRALFRPKSNKQTPQQWRPAPERSMSELLEFVLQHEDAFRNQQRLASLYADFRQQLDINPEGYHANIAAWTKALSDAARAGVVPKKGTTHDLLNIRAANELAQALQHPQYGQPVCLPAVFHEAVKKKEMLPMKDFLTSKESIYKSSWIPSPWQVLQWSLRQVGVIGQPQSPRKLEAGNFVIVKNVEVAADEILKKMKDHTSTADRVLSRTDFLNRFATTLNPSAPLTTDDLDVLLVFLARDKHAISYTAQTIKFKPEHEAEPLPVTQEDAAIANLRDTVANIHAQLPPLMKKISEASAAAREAVAAKQIVRAKAALRSKKLAEQALAQRSDVALQLEQVYNDLQHAADQVEIVEAMRAGAAALKGLNEKVGGAEGVQGVVDAVNEQMATTEEISNIINESGGQVLDEEEIDDEFEALERADREAREKEEAERTRKRLAELEAAEKKRRQRDAEQARKNEKEAEEARKKEAEAAAREDGAEEQVEEASQRMARMSFQQPLDEETEDAEEERVPVYA, from the exons ATGCTCAAACGCAAGTCGTCTTTCGACCACAGCAGCAGCCGCGGCCCCCACGTCTCCATCTTTAGCGACGACCCCACGCTCGGGCGTCATAAGCGGAAGCGTGCGCTCTTCCGACCCAAATCAAACAAGCAGACGCCGCAGCAGTGGAGACCTGCTCCCGAGCGCAGCATGAGCGAGCTGCTGGAATTTGTATTACAACATGAAGACGCCTTTAGGAA TCAACAGCGCCTTGCATCTCTCTATGCTGACTTTAGACAACAACTCGATATAAACCCAGAGGGTTACCATGCCAACATCGCCGCGTGGACAAAAGCACTCAGTGATGCTGCACGAGCAGGTGTCGTCCCTAAGAAGGGCACCACACACGATCTACTGAACATCCGAGCCGCCAACGAGCTTGCGCAAGCACTCCAACATCCGCAATACGGGCAACCAGTATGTCTTCCTGCCGTATTCCACGAAGCagtgaagaagaaggaaaTGCTACCCATGAAAGACTTTCTCACGTCAAAAGAGAGCATATATAAGTCATCTTGGATACCCTCGCCATGGCAGGTACTCCAATGGAGCCTACGACAAGTCGGCGTCATAGGGCAACCGCAATCCCCGCGTAAACTAGAAGCCGGAAACTTTGTAATAGTAAAAAACGTCGAGGTAGCCGCCGATGAAATCCTCAAAAAGATGAAAGACCATACCTCCACCGCCGACCGAGTCCTCTCCCGAACCGACTTCCTAAACCGCTTCGCCACCACGCTCAACCCGTCCGCACCCCTCACAACAGACGACCTAGACGTCctcctcgtcttcctcgCTCGAGATAAACACGCTATATCGTATACCGCGCAAACCATAAAGTTCAAACCAGAACATGAAGCCGAACCTCTCCCCGTTACACAAGAAGACGCCGCTATCGCAAACCTCCGCGATACCGTCGCAAACATCCACGCGCAGCTCCCTCCGCTGATGAAAAAGATCTCAGAAGCCTCAGCCGCCGCCCGCGAAGCCGTCGCTGCTAAACAAATAGTCCGCGCAAAAGCCGCCCTCCGCTCCAAGAAACTCGCCGAGCAAGCCCTCGCACAGCGCTCAGATGTCGCCCTGCAGCTCGAGCAAGTCTACAACGATCTCCAACATGCAGCAGACCAGGTGGAGATCGTAGAAGCGATGCGCGCGGGCGCTGCGGCACTCAAAGGCTTGAACGAGAAAGTTGGGGGCGCGGAGGGCGTCCAGGGTGTTGTTGATGCGGTCAACGAGCAGATGGCTACGACGGAGGAGATAAGCAATATTATTAATGAGAGCGGTGGTCAGGTGCTGGATGAGGAGGAGATTGACGATGAGTTTGAGGCGTTGGAGAGGGCAGATCGCGAGGCGAGAGAGAAGGAGGAAGCAGAGAGGACGAGGAAGAGACTGGCGGAGCTAGAGGCTGCAGAGAAGAAACGCAGGCAGAGGGATGCTGAGCAGGCGAGAAAGAACGAGAAGGAGGCTGAGGAGGcgagaaagaaggaagcTGAGGCTGCAGCGAGGGAGGATGGGGCTGAGGAGCAAGTGGAGGAGGCATCGCAGCGTATGGCGAGGATGTCTTTCCAACAGCCGCTTGATGAAGAGACTGAAGACGCGGAAGAGGAGCGTGTCCCGGTTTACGCATGA
- a CDS encoding putative dash complex subunit dad1 protein → MPPPYFPVPKEDMPAPKSYYEQQREMLVTEIAQSLEVVLQNINKLNRSLEEVTSVGNEFAPVESLWSHFENVMAKDPNEQPEGAQEGATEAEGETEVPEERK, encoded by the exons ATGCCACCACCTTACTTCCCCGTTCCAAAAGAGGACATGCCGGCCCCAAAGTCATATTACGAGCAACAACGCGAGATGCTCGTCACGGAGATTGCCCAA AGTCTAGAAGTCGTGCTACAAAACATCAACAAGCTAAACCGCTCGCTCGAAGAGGTCACGTCGGTGGGAAACGAGTTTGCGCCCGTGGAATCACTCTGGAGTCACTTCGAAAACGTCATGGCCAAGGATCCAAACGAACAGCCAGAGGGTGCTCAGGAAGGTGCGACCGAGGCCGAAGGAGAGACGGAAGTGCCGGAGGAACGGAAGTAG
- a CDS encoding GTPase SAR1 and related small G protein: MATTPSQNYDYLRRKQSTKATVPSITPVRGHARTPSERNSNGTVSSYGTTNTRDTAITEPPAYSKKLVVVGDGGCGKTCLLISYSSGNFPEKYVPTVFENYITHTPHPPTGKMVELALWDTAGQEEYDRLRPLSYPETDVIFVCFAIDCPNSLENVMDKWYPEVLHFCPTTPLMLLGLKSDLRNKKNCIELLKTQGLTPVTTEQGRAVAKKMGAAYMECSSKEQDGVEEIFDMAVIMAVGEEQREEEERRVGTANSSSRGNTSNYPAGVVKKKKRSGCKVL, from the exons ATGGCCACCACTCCCTCGCAAAACTACGACTATCTCAGACGCAAGCAGAGCACAAAGGCCACCGTTCCTAGCATCACACCTGTCCGCGGCCACGCCCGGACGCCGAGTGAGCGCAATAGCAACGGCACAGTCAGCTCGTATGGAACTACCAACACGCGCGACACTGCCATCACGGAGCCCCCGGCCTACTCTAAGAagctcgtcgtcgtcggcgATGGCGGTTGCGGCAAGACATGTCTGCTGATCAGCTACAGCTCCGGCAACTTCCCAGAG AAATATGTACCAACAGTCTTCGAGAACTACATCACCCATACGCCCCATCCGCCCACGGGCAAGATGGTTGAGCTGGCCCTGTGGGATACCGCCGGCCAAGAAGAGTACGACCGCCTGCGACCCCTCTCCTACCCAGAGACAGACGTCATCTTTGTTTGCTTCGCCATTGACTGCCCCAACTCACTAGAAAACGTCATGGACAAG TGGTACCCAGAAGTGCTGCATTTCTGCCCAACAACACCGCTCATGCTCTTGGGTCTCAAGTCCGACCTGCGCAACAAGAAGAACTGCATCGAGCTACTCAAGACACAGGGTCTAACGCCCGTCACCACCGAGCAGGGTCGTGCCGTCGCAAAGAAAATGGGCGCTGCCTACATGGAGTGCAGTAGTAAAGAGCAGGATGGTGTAGAAGAGATCTTCGACATGGCCGTCATAATGGCCGTCGGCGAGGAGCAAAGGGAGGAAGAAGAGCGCCGCGTGGGCACCGCAAACTCGTCATCGAGAGGGAACACATCGAATTATCCCGCGGGAGTcgtcaagaagaagaagcgcagCGGCTGCAAGGTCTTGTAA
- a CDS encoding NADH:ubiquinone oxidoreductase 11.6kD subunit codes for MQSLRAAAGSASRTVTRTAAPQQSTAVAARRTFSSSQVKRVQYDPPTGWLFGVKPGEQYEKEGWEGAMFWGFGGACAFGVIAYAFKPDTSIQTWALEEARRRLEAEGILQDPDTVKKE; via the exons ATGCAGTCTCTCCGCGCCGCCGCCGGCAGCGCCTCGCGCACCGTCACCCGCACAGCAGCTCCTCAGCAATCGACGGCTGTCGCTGCTCGCCGCACCTTTTCAAGCTCACAAGTAAAGCGCGTGCAGTACGACCCACCCACCGGCTGGCTGTTTGGCGTCAAGCCCGGCGAGCAGTATGAGAAGGAGGGGTGGGAAGGAGCTATGTTCTGGGGATTCGGAGGTGCATGTGCATTTGGCGTTATAGCGTATGCTTTCAAGCCTGATACTAG CATCCAGACCTGGGCTCTAGAAGAGGCAAGGCGAAGACTCGAAGCCGAGGGTATCCTGCAGGACCCGGATACCGTTAAGAAGGAGTAA
- a CDS encoding SEN2, tRNA splicing endonuclease: MASAPVPKPVKEPFPISLVAGHYLLFDVDVIAHCRRTHNICGLLVGTIPNLSQQNVFLGVPLELMPEEARVLVDKGAAYIVDDAQVHQKSFAEMSREERLQYMQEMDRRGEEVTEEQIKLAEMRKERALREKGLKTESSIAASTTSEETLHMHDSSLASSGLGFIMKGSSFSDWAPVQTATVDASPVRSESTGFDLGSIMKGSSFSEPWVQIKPPKIDSSADEVSLFESAPASSPPEPSTKQSAKDAPKGVAAQKHFVTPTTSYPPLPTPAKDPAVPPPAVPDSYPLFRYLHSKGYYHMPGLRFGCHYNVYPGDPLRYHSHFAATGLGWDQKFDLLDVVGGGRLGTGTKKAYMIGGEDPEIVDDEQESVRAFSIEWAAI, encoded by the coding sequence ATGGCGTCAGCGCCAGTACCAAAACCCGTCAAGGAACCTTTTCCCATCTCCCTCGTCGCAGGACATTACCTCCTCTTCGATGTGGACGTCATTGCGCACTGCCGTCGCACGCACAACATCTGCGGGCTTCTGGTCGGCACGATCCCGAACCTCAGTCAACAGAACGTTTTTCTGGGCGTACCGCTTGAACTTATGCCGGAAGAAGCTAGGGTTCTCGTCGATAAGGGCGCTGCGTATATCGTGGATGATGCGCAGGTTCATCAGAAGAGCTTTGCGGAGAtgagcagagaggagaggctGCAGTACATGCAGGAGATGGACAGAAGAGGAGAGGAGGTGACGGAGGAGCAAATCAAGTTGGCGGAGATGAGGAAGGAGAGAGCGTTGAGGGAGAAGGGGCTGAAGACAGAAAGTAGCATTGCTGCGAGCACAACTTCAGAAGAGACATTGCACATGCATGACTCTAGTCTCGCAAGTTCCGGTCTTGGATTCATCATGAAGGGTTCGAGCTTCTCAGACTGGGCGCCGGTACAGACAGCCACTGTCGATGCCAGCCCAGTGCGCTCTGAGAGTACGGGCTTCGACCTGGGATCCATCATGAAGGGTTCGAGCTTTTCAGAACCTTGGGTGCAGATCAAGCCACCGAAGATTGACTCCTCTGCTGATGAGGTTTCACTCTTCGAGTCGGCACCAGCATCGTCTCCTCCCGAACCCTCTACCAAACAGTCCGCCAAGGACGCGCCGAAAGGCGTCGCTGCACAAAAGCACTTTGTCACTCCTACAACCTCATACCCACCGCTGCCCACACCTGCCAAGGACCCAGCCGTTCCACCTCCAGCTGTACCGGACAGCTACCCTCTGTTCCGCTACTTGCACTCCAAGGGCTACTATCACATGCCGGGCCTTCGCTTCGGCTGCCACTACAATGTCTACCCTGGCGACCCCCTTCGGTATCACAGTCACTTTGCTGCGACAGGTTTGGGCTGGGACCAAAAATTCGACTTGCTCGATGTCGTGGGTGGGGGCCGTCTGGGTACAGGAACCAAGAAGGCATACATGATCGGTGGTGAAGACCCCGAGATTGTTGATGACGAGCAGGAGTCTGTGAGGGCGTTTTCCATTGAGTGGGCGGCCATTTGA
- a CDS encoding WD40 repeat protein gives MSSQFELAQNPTEPISAVKYSATNPTRLLVSSWDRHVYLYDTHAEPGGKLLQKFEHRAPVLDVCFGREDNEAFSCGLDWEVRRIDLETGAQTIMSTHEQGVRNILYSAPHNLLISSSWDSTLHLHDLSQPGDFSAVRLPSKPFSLSASATKLVVAMASRAVNIYELEKLAAAAKTGGGEEVAVEPWQQRESSMKYMTRAVSCMPNDAGYSSSSIEGRVAVEWFDPSDESQSRKYAFKCHRQTIDGQDIVYPVHALAYHPVHGTFATGGGDGIVALWDAVAKRRIRQYQKFPASVQTIDFSSDGKYVAVGVSPGFEDGVDDVPDGVTKVFIRELTATEAAGKKK, from the exons ATGTCTA GCCAATTTGAGCTTGCGCAAAACCCGACCGAGCCTATATCCGCCGTCAAATACTCCGCTACCAACCCCACAAGATTACTCGTGTCATCCTGGGACCGCCATGTATACCTCTACGACACGCACGCCGAACCAGGCGGCAAGCTGCTCCAAAAGTTCGAGCACCGCGCCCCGGTCCTAGACGTCTGTTTCGGCCGCGAAGACAACGAAGCCTTCTCCTGTGGTCTAGACTGGGAAGTCCGCCGAATCGATCTCGAGACAGGCGCTCAAACCATCATGTCGACGCACGAACAAGGCGTACGCAACATACTCTACTCCGCGCCACACAACCTACTCATCTCGTCGTCCTGGGACTCTACACTACACCTGCACGACCTCTCGCAACCGGGTGACTTCTCCGCTGTGCGTCTGCCCTCGAAACCGTTTTCGCTGTCGGCCTCGGCCACCAAACTCGTCGTAGCCATGGCCAGCAGAGCCGTCAACATCTACGAGCTGGAGAAGCTAGCCGCAGCTGCAAAGACCGGTGGTGGCGAGGAAGTTGCAGTGGAGCCCTGGCAACAGCGCGAAAGCTCAATGAAATACATGACGCGCGCCGTCTCCTGCATGCCCAACGACGCCGGCTACTCCAGCTCCAGCATTGAAGGCCGCGTAGCTGTAGAATGGTTCGATCCATCCGACGAGTCGCAGTCCCGCAAATACGCTTTCAAATGCCACAGACAGACAATCGATGGCCAGGACATCGTATACCCCGTTCACGCACTCGCCTACCACCCCGTCCACGGCACCTTTGCTACGGGCGGTGGCGACGGTATCGTGGCGCTTTGGGACGCGGTTGCCAAGAGGAGGATACGGCAGTATCAGAAGTTTCCCGCGAGCGTGCAGACGATTGACTTTTCGAGTGATGGCAAATACGTCGCTGTGGGTGTTAGTCCTGGCTTTGAGGATGGCGTGGATGATGTGCCGGATGGTGTTACCAAGGTGTTTATACGGGAGTTGACTGCTACGGAGGCGGCAGGCAAGAAGAAGTAG
- a CDS encoding ATP-binding domain 1 family member B codes for MILSRPSLYVSSLLLALRSMLQMDLPHLNVLTKIDNLRNYPDLPFNLDFYTEVQDLHYLLPHLNREQASGIPGPTTARTNETADEDDDEEPTSKFSALNKAIVELVEDFALVGFETLAVEDKKSMMTLLRAVDRAGGFAVGGIEGANDTVWQMAMRENAATMDARDVQERWLDRRDELDEEERKAWEEETKDMRDPPAQKTVRVPPPAASGEKAASKQQHPAESNPKEDSDDDMGDLEEMRRFMEEKKDLGINIVRKKE; via the coding sequence ATGATACTATCTCGACCGTCGCTATACGTCTCATCGCTACTACTCGCCCTACGCAGCATGCTACAAATGGACCTCCCTCACCTCAACGTCCTCACCAAGATCGATAACCTGCGCAACTACCCCGACCTACCTTTCAACCTCGACTTCTACACCGAAGTCCAAGACCTACACTACCTCCTACCACACTTGAATCGCGAACAAGCATCCGGCATCCCAGGCCCCACAACAGCTCGCACAAACGAAACAGCagacgaagatgacgacgaaGAACCAACTTCAAAATTCTCAGCGCTAAACAAAGCAATCGTCGAACTCGTCGAGGACTTTGCACTCGTAGGCTTTGAGACCCTAGCAGTCGAGGACAAGAAAAGCATGATGACACTCCTCCGAGCCGTAGATCGCGCCGGCGGCTTTGCAGTAGGCGGCATAGAAGGCGCAAACGACACTGTCTGGCAGATGGCCATGCGCGAAAATGCGGCCACCATGGATGCGCGCGACGTGCAAGAGCGGTGGCTGGACCGGCGGGACGAGCTGGATGAGGAGGAGAGGAAGGCGTGGgaagaagagacaaaggATATGCGTGATCCTCCTGCTCAGAAAACTGTGAGAGTGCCACCACCGGCTGCTTCTGGAGAAAAGGCTGCGTCGAAACAACAGCATCCGGCAGAGAGCAACCCGAAAGAAGATAGCGATGATGATATGGGGGATTTGGAGGAGATGAGGAGGTTTAtggaagagaagaaggatttgGGGATTAATATTGTTAGGAAGAAAGAATAG
- a CDS encoding ATP binding family protein, whose amino-acid sequence MPFAQLVIGPPGSGKSTYCDGMQQFMTAIERKCSVVNLDPANDHTSYQPAVDVRDLVTIDEIMEQESLGPNGGVLFALEELEHNFEWLEEGLKELGDDYILFDCPGQVELFTHHGSLRNIFFRLHKLGYRVFGHHPGLAT is encoded by the exons ATGCCGTTCGCGCAGTTGGTTATAGGCCCGCCGGGCTCGGGAAAGTCGACGTACTGCGATGGCATGCAGCAATTCATGACTGCTATTGAGCGCAAATGCTCCGTTGTTAACCTCGACCCCGCGAACGATCATACGTCGTATCAGCCAGCCGTGGATGTGCGCGACTTGGTTACTATTGATGAGATTATGGAACAAGAGAGTTTAGGACCGAATGGCGGAGTGTTGTTTGCGCTCGAAGAACTGGAGCATAACTTTGAGTGGCTGGAAGAAGGCTTGAAAGAACTTGGAG ATGATTATATACTCTTTGACTGTCCTGGCCAAGTCGAACTCTTCACACATCATGGGTCGTTGCGGAACATCTTCTTCCGCCTTCATAAACTGGGGTATCGAGTATTCGGACACCACCCAGGGCTTGCAACTTGA
- a CDS encoding PgpB, Membrane-associated phospholipid phosphatase produces the protein MCPQHDAPKAVPLTHSDTTHHHHHHALATSVNPTSKDPKLDAGNRDFDHYASNLPKWRNALRNRLIPIVRWETPWLALLQDTLRSPALDSYFAYTANLGTHTFFMVFLPIQFWCGYTSIGRATVFMLAAGVYVTGFLKDMLCLPRPLSPPLARISMSGSAALEYGFPSSHSANAVSVAFYAIYTLRQSAEQDNSNWNMGLQALFYFYALSIIAGRLYCGMHGFLDVIVGSIMGALITAIQLVYGDWLDSFVFSGSYIDILIVTLAVCVLVRIHPEPADDCPCYDDSVSFAGVVIGINIGAWHYAQTGFALKDAYPSSVPFDLQEMGLVKATIRILLGVVVIFVWRATMKPALFTILPPIFRILEQARWNMPRAFFLNASKYKSIKPFTDDDNLIPPASELPHMLKNLAHPRKRSVSVGPQSAADAYETLAYRNRRRRESVNSLDGAVPEDSAWTPSVVNTPTIEKGDPLLGAGLLPTPMASRVHSYEQMMGTGKMGFDKKNSTTTPPDSDTDVAGDEYNQKRKQEQQNSSEEENEKREIFMKLTKPRVRYDVEVVTKLIVYTGIAYIAVAGNPILFEFLGLGMNVVS, from the exons ATGTGTCCGCAACATGATGCGCCCAAAGCCGTTCCGCTTACCCATTCCGACACTacccaccaccaccatcaccatGCTCTTGCCACTTCTGTGAATCCCACCTCAAAGGACCCCAAATTGGACGCGGGGAATAGGGACTTTGACCACTACGCCAGCAACCTGCCCAAATGGCGGAATGCCCTGCGCAATCGCCTCATCCCCATTGTGCGCTGGGAGACGCCATGGCTTGCCTTACTACAAGACACCCTGCGCTCGCCCGCACTCGACTCGTACTTTGCCTATACGGCGAACCTAGGCACCCACACCTTCTTCATGGTCTTCTTGCCCATCCAGTTCTGGTGTGGCTACACTAGCATTGGCCGAGC GACTGTCTTCATGCTCGCTGCAGGCGTCTACGTGACCGGTTTCCTCAAAGACATGCTCTGCTTACCCAGGCCACTATCGCCGCCTCTGGCCCGCATCTCAATGTCGGGCTCCGCCGCCCTTGAATACGGCTTCCCCTCGTCTCACTCCGCCAACGCAGTATCAGTCGCATTCTATGCCATCTACACCTTGCGCCAGTCGGCCGAGCAGGACAATTCAAACTGGAACATGGGTTTACAGGCCCTCTTCTACTTTTACGCCCTTTCCATCATCGCCGGTCGCCTATATTGCGGCATGCACGGTTTCTTAGATGTAATTGTAGGCAGTATAATGGGTGCCCTCATCACCGCAATCCAACTCGTGTACGGTGACTGGCTGGACTCGTTCGTCTTCAGCGGCTCCTATATCGATATCCTCATCGTAACTCTGGCCGTCTGTGTCCTGGTCCGCATTCACCCCGAACCAGCCGACGATTGTCCATGCTACGACGACAGTGTGTCGTTCGCTGGCGTTGTCATAGGCATCAACATTGGGGCATGGCACTACGCGCAGACTGGCTTTGCCTTGAAGGACGCGTATCCCTCTTCCGTGCCTTTTGATCTACAAGAGATGGGACTTGTCAAAGCGACCATCCGTATTCTCCTGGGCGTAGTCGTCATCTTTGTCTGGAGGGCCACCATGAAGCCCGCACTATTCACAATTCTGCCCCCCATTTTCCGCATCCTCGAACAGGCTCGCTGGAACATGCCACGCGCCTTCTTCCTAAATGCCTCCAAATACAAGTCCATTAAACCCTTTACCGACGACGACAACCTAATTCCACCTGCGTCAGAGCTACCACACATGCTCAAGAACCTCGCCCACCCGCGTAAACGTTCCGTCTCCGTGGGTCCACAATCCGCCGCGGACGCATACGAGACACTAGCGTACCGCAACCGCCGGCGTCGCGAAAGCGTAAACTCGCTAGACGGCGCCGTTCCCGAAGACTCGGCTTGGACGCCTTCAGTCGTCAACACGCCCACGATAGAAAAGGGTGACCCGCTCCTTGGTGCCGGCCTACTTCCTACACCAATGGCTTCGCGCGTACACTCGTATGAGCAGATGATGGGAACGGGCAAGATGGGTTTTGACAAAAAGAACTCCACTACTACACCGCCGGATAGTGACACGGACGTTGCAGGCGACGAGTATAATCAGAAGCGTAAACAGGAACAACAGAATTCCTCGGAGGAAGAGAACGAGAAGCGCGAGATCTTTATGAAGCTTACGAAGCCACGCGTACGGTACGATGTTGAAGTTGTTACAAAGTTGATTGTATACACTG GCATCGCATATATAGCCGTTGCCGGCAACCCAATTTTATTCGAATTCTTGGGCTTGGGTATGAACGTTGTATCCTAG